From the genome of Desulfobacterales bacterium:
TGGCGGCGGCCGGGTGTGACATCGTCCGGGTAGCTGTGCCGGACATGGAAGCGGCCGAAGCAATCGCTGCGATTAAAAAAGAGATATCTATTCCGCTGATCGCCGATATTCATTTCGATTATCGCCTGGCAATTGCAGCGGCCCGGGCCGGCGCCGACGGATTAAGGCTGAACCCGGGTAATATCGGTGGTCCCAAAAAGGTAAAAGCAGTGGTTGACACAGCCCGGGCGTGTGATATCCCGATTCGCATCGGGGTGAATTCCGGGTCGGTTGAAAAAGATATCCTGAAAAAGTACAAGGAAGCCAGCGCTGCCGCCATGGTTGAAAGTGCGATGCGGCATATCGAAATGCTGAGGTCTTTTGACTTTCATAAGGTCAAGGTTTCCATAAAGGCGTCGGATGTAAACCGAACGGTGGCGGCTTACCGGCTGTTGTCCCAAAAAACAGATCTTCCGCTTCATGTGGGGGTCACTGAGGCAGGGGCGCTATATCCGGGTATCGTTAAATCATCCATCGGCATCGGCATGCTTTTGGCCGAGGGCATCGGGGATACCATTCGGGTTTCGTTAACCCGAGACCCGGTGGAAGAGGTGCGGGTGGGATTCGAGATCCTAAAAGCGCTCGGCATCCGACAGCATGGTCCTGATATTATTTCCTGCCCGACCTGCGGCCGCTGTAACATCGGCCTGTTTGAGATTGTAGAGCAGGTGGAAAAGGCGCTATTGTCTAACCCGGTACCCATCAAAATCGCCATCATGGGATGTGTGGTCAACGGACCCGGCGAGGCAAAGGAGGCTGATATCGGCATTGCCGGCGGCGACGGTGTTGGAATTCTTTTCAAAAAAGGGAAAGTTCTGAAAAAAGTGCCGCAGGAGCGCCTGGTGGATGTTTTACTGGAAGAGGTTGAAAGATATAATAAATAGGATGAAGAACAATAAATATAGATTCATCCGGGCATAACAATTGGAAAGGAATTTTATGGGAACTCCGGAAAAAACGGCCATTTCGCCAACCCGGGCGGAGGATTATACGGAATGGTACCAGCAGGTGGTCAAGGCTTCGGACATGGCCGAAAGATCGCCGGTAAGGGGCTGCATGGTGATAAAACCCTGGGGGTACGCCATATGGGAAAATATCGTGCGCTTACTGGATGGGATGTTCAAGGAAACCGGCGTCAAGAACGCCTATTTTCCGCTTTTCATACCGTTGAGCTTTCTGGAAAAGGAAGCCGAACATGTCGAAGGCTTTGCAAAAGAATGTGCGGTGGTGACCCATCACCGGCTTGAGAAGGGGGAAGGCGGTTTGAAGCCGGCAGGGCGGCTGACGGAACCGCTGGTTGTCAGGCCCACTTCCGAAACCATTATCGGCGATGCCTTTGCAAACTGGGTCAGCAGTTATCGCGACCTGCCGCTGCTGATCAACCAGTGGGCCAACGTGGTCCGCTGGGAAATGCGGACCCGGATATTTTTGCGGACCAGTGAATTTCTCTGGCAGGAAGGTCATACCGCCCATGCAAGCCAAGCGGAGGCGCTGGAGCGGACGCAGCTGATGCTTGAGGTGTATGCAAAACTGGCGGAAGAGTTTTTGGCGATACCGGTGATTAAAGGACGAAAAACACCCGCTGAAAGATTTCCCGGAGCAGTGGACACGTTGTGTATAGAAGCCATGATGCAGGACCGAAAAGCGCTCCAGGCCGGCACATCGCATTTTTTAGGTCAGAATTTTGCCAAGGCCTCCCAGATAAAATTCCAGAGCGCGGAAGAAAAAGAAGCCTATGCCTGGACAACATCGTGGGGCGCTTCTACGCGGCTGATCGGCGGGTTGATAATGACCCACGGCGATGATGACGGTATTATTCTGCCGCCCAAAACAGCCTCGGCCCATATCGTTCTGCTGCCGATAGTCCGAAAGGAATCCGATCGGGCCGCTGTCATGGAATACGTTGAAACCCTGAAAAGGGAGCTGGGGGATCAAACATATGCCGGCCGCCGGCTGGAGGTGGAACTGGATGCGCGGGATATCGGCGGCGCCAGGGGGTGGGACTGGATCAAAAAGGGCATCCCGGTTCGCGTTGAAATCGGCCCCAGGGACATTGCCGGAAATTCCGTCTATGTCGGCAGGAGAGATAAGGCGCACAAGGACAAGGTGTCATTGAAAAGGGAAGTTTTTATCGGTGAAATCTGTAACATTTTAGATGACATTCAGCACAATCTTTTTGCAAGGGCCTTGTCTTTTCGCCAAGCCAATACCGTCGACATTGACGCCCATAAAGAATTCTATGGGTTTTTTACCCCGGCAAATCCGGAAAAACCGGAAATTCACGGCGGCTTTGCAGTATCAGGCTGGTGCGGCGCCCA
Proteins encoded in this window:
- the proS gene encoding proline--tRNA ligase codes for the protein MGTPEKTAISPTRAEDYTEWYQQVVKASDMAERSPVRGCMVIKPWGYAIWENIVRLLDGMFKETGVKNAYFPLFIPLSFLEKEAEHVEGFAKECAVVTHHRLEKGEGGLKPAGRLTEPLVVRPTSETIIGDAFANWVSSYRDLPLLINQWANVVRWEMRTRIFLRTSEFLWQEGHTAHASQAEALERTQLMLEVYAKLAEEFLAIPVIKGRKTPAERFPGAVDTLCIEAMMQDRKALQAGTSHFLGQNFAKASQIKFQSAEEKEAYAWTTSWGASTRLIGGLIMTHGDDDGIILPPKTASAHIVLLPIVRKESDRAAVMEYVETLKRELGDQTYAGRRLEVELDARDIGGARGWDWIKKGIPVRVEIGPRDIAGNSVYVGRRDKAHKDKVSLKREVFIGEICNILDDIQHNLFARALSFRQANTVDIDAHKEFYGFFTPANPEKPEIHGGFAVSGWCGAQACEAKIKEDLSVTIRCIPFDSDTAGSRPCICCGRSDGRPVVYAKAY
- the ispG gene encoding flavodoxin-dependent (E)-4-hydroxy-3-methylbut-2-enyl-diphosphate synthase, coding for MSFPIKRRKTRRISVGNVKIGGSAPISVQSMTNTLTQDVVATVSQIKGLAAAGCDIVRVAVPDMEAAEAIAAIKKEISIPLIADIHFDYRLAIAAARAGADGLRLNPGNIGGPKKVKAVVDTARACDIPIRIGVNSGSVEKDILKKYKEASAAAMVESAMRHIEMLRSFDFHKVKVSIKASDVNRTVAAYRLLSQKTDLPLHVGVTEAGALYPGIVKSSIGIGMLLAEGIGDTIRVSLTRDPVEEVRVGFEILKALGIRQHGPDIISCPTCGRCNIGLFEIVEQVEKALLSNPVPIKIAIMGCVVNGPGEAKEADIGIAGGDGVGILFKKGKVLKKVPQERLVDVLLEEVERYNK